The Fontisubflavum oceani genomic interval GACAGAGCTCTAGCCGCCGGGGGCTTTACGCAGCGAAAGCCTGTCTGCATACTCTTTGGGGCCAAACACCGGCAAAGATCGGTTGGCCCAAAGGGAGGACCCCGATGCTCCGGGAGACACCATTCGATCAATGGTATGAAGATTTGCACGCGATTTGCGGCGCCTATGACGGTGTCCCGCAACGCGGACAACGGGCCGTCAAAGGCCAGATCGGGGTACATGGATTCGACCACCTGGATGTGGCCGATGTCTGGGGTAATGTCGCCAAGATTGAGCGGGATCGTGCGGGCATTCGGCGTGACGAGAACGAATATATCTTCTTTGTGATCGAGATGACCGGCACGCTGGCCGTCGATCACAATGAGAGCCAATCGCGCCTGACGCCTGGCGATTGCCTGCTGCTGGACAGCACCAAAGAGGGCGTCTTGCACATGGCCGAAGACAGCAGCCGCTTGATGTCCGTCCACTTGCCGCGCCAAAGCTTTCTGAGCGAGCGCCGCCCGGGTGTGCGGATCGGAGAACGGCTGGACGCGGGCAATCCGGTCAACGCGATGCTGACCAAACATTTCTTCCGCTTCTTTAATGAAAACGGCGCGGGCGACCGGCAGGGCAACGCCACACTGCTCTTCGATATGATCCACTTGGCCTTCTCGCGCCCCGAAGACGGGCTGGCGGGGATCGAGCTGAGCAATGCCGCCGATCGCTATGAACTGGCGCTGGATTTGATCGACACCCATCTGACCGCCGATTACCTCTCCCTACCTTGGCTCGCGGCGCAACTTGGTCAGTCCGAGCGTCAAATCCAGCGTCTGTTCCAGGCCCAAGGCACCAGTTTTATCGATCTGGTCCGATCCAAGCGTTATCGCTTTGTCACCGAGCATCTGAACCATTTGCCCCATGTGCATGGCCGGATCTCCGACATCGCCTATCGCGCCGGGTTTCAGGACCTGTCGAATTTCAACCGTGGCTTTCGCGCCCGCTTTGGCATGAGCCCGCGCGACTACCACCGCCGCCGCCATGAGGCGCCGCCGCATATGGCGTAAAATGCCGAGACTCCGGATTTTCCGCGCGGCACGATAGGTGCCCAAGCGGAGGTCTGTCTCGCACATGCTCGCGATCACCAGACCTAAGGGAGGACAGAATGACAGAAGGCATCGCGCCTGCTGAAAAGGCGGCTTTGGGCATCACGCCCCAGGGGGTCGCTCATGTGGCCGGGCCCACGGACGAACCGTTGATCGAGTTGACCATCCCGGCGCTTCTGGCCGACGCCGTGGCGCGCTTTAGCACGCAAGAGGCGGTCGTGTTCCGCGCCCAGGGCATCCGCTGGACCTGGGCGGAGTTCGCGGCCCGGGTCGACGCGCTGGCTGGCGGGCTGATGCGGTTGGGCCTGGCGAAAGGCGACCGTTGCGGTGTCTGGGCCCCCAACCGCTATGAATGGTTATTGGCGCAATTCGCGACCGCCCGGATCGGGGTGATCTTGGTGAATATCAACCCGGCCTATCGCCTGCACGAACTGGAATTCGCGCTGGCGAAAACCGGCTGCGCTGCGCTGATCCTGCCTGAGCGGTTTAAGTCGTCGGAATACCTCGCCATGCTGCGCGTCGTCGCGCCAGAGCTGAACGAAGACGCACCCGGTGACCTACACTCCGCCAGCTTGCCCGACCTCCGGCACGTGATTGTCATGGGCGACGCGCTGCATCCGGGATGCTTCAGCTTTCCTGAGATCGAAGCGAAAGGCGCAGACGTCCCCACGGCCGATCTCGACGCTATCACGGCGACGCTCGACCGCCATGACCCGGTGAATGTTCAGTTCACCTCTGGCACGACCGGCATGCCGAAAGGCGCGACGCTGACACATCGCAACATCGTCAACAACGCCCATTTCGTAACCGCCGCAATGAAGTTCTCAGAGGTGGACCGGCTCTGTATTCCGGTCCCGTTCTACCACTGTTTCGGCATGGTGATGGGCACGCTTGGCTGTGTCACCAAAGGCGCGGCCATGATCGTCCCCGGCGAGGGGTTCGACCCGATCAACACCCTCGAAACCGTCGCGGAAGAGCGCTGCACCGCACTTTATGCCGTGCCGACGATGTTTGTGGGGATGTTAGAACATGACCGCTTTGGGGAGTTCGACCTCTCTAGCCTGCGCACCGGTATCATGGCCGGTGCGCCCTGCCCCATCGAGGTGATGAAACAGGTCCAACGCGACATGCATATGTCTGAGGTCACCATCGCTTATGGTATGACCGAGACCTCGCCCGTCTCCTTCCAATCCGACACCGACACACCGCTCGACAAACGGGTCGGCTCAGTCGGGCGAATTCAGCCACATCTGGAGGTGAAGATCGCGCGTGAAGATGGCTCCATCGCCGATGTGGCGGAGCAAGGCGAGTTGATGACCCGCGGCTATTCCGTGATGCAGGGCTATTGGGATGAGCCGAAACGCACAGCCGAGGCCATTGATGCCGAAGGCTGGATGCATACTGGCGATCTCGCCACAATTGACGCCGAGGGGTACTGCAACATCACTGGACGGGTGAAAGACATGATCGTGCGCGGCGGTGAGAACGTCTATCCGCGCGAGATTGAGGAATTCCTCTATACCCATCCCGATGTCAGCCAAGTTCAGGTTTTTGGCGTTCCCGACCACAAATACGGCGAGATCGTCGCCGCCTGGATCGTGCCTAAACCCGGTGCCACACCGACCGAAGACGCCATCCGACAGTTTTGCCGCGATCAGATCGCGCATTTCAAAGTGCCCGCCCTGGTGCGTTTCAAATCCGAACTGCCGATGACCGTGACCGGCAAACCGCAGAAATTCGTCATGCGAGACGCCATGGTCGAGGAACTGGGCATCGACATCGAAAAGACCGCGTGAAGCGGCGACACAAACGAAGGGACTGACGGCACAGAAGATCAAGAAGGACCTAAGGGAGGACCAAGATGAGACATCTGTTAGGGGCGGCTTGCGCTGCCTTGGTGGCGGGTGCTGTCCAGGCACAGACCATCACCCAAGACGAGATCCGCGCGGCAGTCGGCGCAATTGATACAGACGCGATCATTGCTAATGACGCCCATGACCGGAACTGGCTGAATTACGGGCTGAACTACGCCGAAACCCGCTATTCGCAACTCGACGCGATCACGACCGATAACGTTGGTGAACTCGGCCTGGAATGGTCCTACAACCTCAACTCCGACCGGGGTGTGCAATCGACACCCATCGTCGTGGATGGTGTCATGTATGTCACCGCGTCCTGGTCCATCGTCCACGCGCTCGACGCGGTGACTGGCGAGCAGCTCTGGGTCTATGACCCCGAAGTGCCCGGCGATTTCGGCGAACGCGGCTGCTGCGATGTCGTGAACCGCGGCGTCGCGGTTTATGATGGCATGGTTTTTGTCGGCGCCTTTGACGGTTATCTGCACGCGATTGATGCTGCGACCGGCGAGCGGGTCTGGGTCACCGACACAATCGAAAACCGCGAAATGTCCTACACGATCACCGGTGCGCCCCGGGTGATCAACGGCAATGTCCTGATCGGCAATGGTGGGGCGGAGTTTGGCGTGCGCGGCTATATCTCGGCCTTCGATGCGGCGACCGGCGAGATGAGTTGGCGCTGGTACGTCGTCCCTGGCGACCCCGCCCTTCCTTACGAAAACGCTGCGATGGAGATGGCCGCGGAGACCTGGGACCCCTCCGCCGAGTATTGGCTTGCGGGCGGCGGCGGCACGATCTGGGACGCGATGGCCTATGACCCGGATCTAAACTTGCTCTATGTCGGCACCGGCAATGGCAGCCCCTGGAACCAGCATCTGCGCAGCCCCGCAGGCGGCGACAACCTGTTCCTGGCCTCCATCGTCGCGCTGAACCCCGATACCGGCGACTATGTCTGGCACTATCAAAACACGCCGGGCGACACGTGGGATTACACCTCGACGCAGCATATCATCTTGGCCGATCTGGAGATCGACGGCGAGATGCGGCAAATCCTCATGCAAGCGCCGAAGAATGGGTTCTTCTATGTGATCGACCGAACAAACGGAGAGTTCATCTCCGCCGAGCCGTTTGTGGAAACCACCTGGGCCACCGCCTATGACGAGAACGGCCGCCCGATCGAGAACCCGGCCGCACGGTCGCGCGACGAACCGTTCGAGACCGTCCCGTCAGCCTACGGCGCCCATAACTGGCACCCGATGAGCTACAATCCCGATACCGGGCTGGTCTACATCCCGGCCCAAGGTGTGCCGCTGGTGCAATCGACCGACCCGAATTGGGCGCTCAACAGCCATCAACCGATGTCCACCATGTCGGGTGTCGGCTGGAACCTCGGCTATCTCTTCAATGTCGTGGCGCCGGAGGCGACCCCGTTCGGCCATCTCCTGGCCTGGGATCCGGTTGCACAACGCGAGGTCTGGCGCGCGGAATATGTCAGCCCCTGGAATGGCGGCACGCTGACCACGGCAGGCAATCTGGTCTTCCAAGGCACCGCCGATGGCCGCTTCATCGCCTATAACGCCACAACCGGCGAGGCGCTTTGGCAAGTGCCCGTCACCTCCGGCGTGGTTGCGGCCCCCAACACCTGGGAACATGACGGGCAGCAATATGTCACCATCGCCGTTGGTTGGGGTGGGGTCTATGGCTTGATGCAGCGTGCCACAGATCGGGTCGGCGCGGGGCGTGTCTTCACCTTCCGGGTTGGGGCCGATCAACCGATGCCCGAGGCGGAACTGTCCTCCCGGCTCGAATTGGTCTCTGGCGTACCGTATGATCCGGAGCATGTTGGAGAAGGGTTGGCGATCTATGTCTCCAATTGCCTATTCTGCCACGGCGTGCCCGGCGTCAACAATGGCGGCGCAATTCCCAATCTGGGCTATTCCACGCCGGATGTGCTGATGAATGCTAATGCCTGGATTTTGGATGGGATCGGCGTGGACAACGGCATGCCGAGCTTCGCGGAGCGTCTGAGCGAGGAGGATGTCACCCGCCTGGTCGCCTTTATCCAAGGCACGGCGGACGCGGTCCGCCCGCAGTAAGCTGCAATAGGCCCCTCCCAGCAAACGCAGGTGGGGCCGCACCAAGGCACCGAAACCTGACGGCGAGCCGACCAAACATATCTGCATTCACGGGTTAGTCTCGACGTCCACGTGGCCCAAAGGCCACGCCCGCAGCGGCGACGGCTCCCGAAATGGGGCTTGAGTTGATGCGGCCCGCTCTACCGGCTCAAGGTCCGCGCCACCGCGTCTTTCCATCCGGCATAACGCGCCTCTCGCATCTCCGTCGACATCGCCGGTTCAAACTGACGATCCAGCGCCCAGGTTGCCGCGAACCCGTCTTGATCGGGATAAATCCCGGCCCGCATTCCCGCGACCCAAGCCGCGCCCAACGCGGTCGTCTCCAGCACTTTCGGTCGGTCCACCGGCGCGCCCAAAATATCGGCCAGAAACTGCATCGTCCAATCCGACGCGCTCATCCCGCCATCAACGCGCAGCACATTCTCGCCGCCCGCGCCCTGCCAATCGGCGCGCATCGCCTCCCATAGGTCCCGCGTCTGAAACCCGACACTCTCCAGGGCCGCGCGGGCAAACTCCGCCGGGCCGGACCCACGCGTCAGGCCGTAAATCGCCCCCCGGCATTCCGGGTCCCAATAGGGCGCGCCCAGCCCCACAAAAGCGGGCACAAGATACAGTTCCTGCTCCGCATCGGCGGCTTCCGCCAAGCCCTGGCTCTCCGAAGCGTCGCGGATGATCTTCAGCCCATCGCGCAGCCATTGCACCACAGCCCCAGCAATGAAGATCGAGCCTTCCAACGCATAAGTCGGCTTGCCATCAAACTGATAGGCGATCGTCCCCAGCATCCGGTTCTGGCTTTCCACCAACGTCTCACCCGTATTGAGAAGCGCGAAACACCCGGTTCCATAGGTGGATTTCAACATCCCCGGCTGGAAGCAAGCCTGCCCCAATGTGGCGGCCTGTTGATCTCCCGCCACGCCCAAAATCGGCAGCGGCTTTCCAAAGAGATCGGCCCGCGTCATCCCAAATTCGGCGCCGCAATCTTTCACCTCTGGCAACATCGACATCGGGATGCGCAAAAGTTCGCAAATCTCCGCATCCCATGCACCCTCGCGAATATTATATAAGAGTGTCCGCG includes:
- a CDS encoding AMP-binding protein, which translates into the protein MTEGIAPAEKAALGITPQGVAHVAGPTDEPLIELTIPALLADAVARFSTQEAVVFRAQGIRWTWAEFAARVDALAGGLMRLGLAKGDRCGVWAPNRYEWLLAQFATARIGVILVNINPAYRLHELEFALAKTGCAALILPERFKSSEYLAMLRVVAPELNEDAPGDLHSASLPDLRHVIVMGDALHPGCFSFPEIEAKGADVPTADLDAITATLDRHDPVNVQFTSGTTGMPKGATLTHRNIVNNAHFVTAAMKFSEVDRLCIPVPFYHCFGMVMGTLGCVTKGAAMIVPGEGFDPINTLETVAEERCTALYAVPTMFVGMLEHDRFGEFDLSSLRTGIMAGAPCPIEVMKQVQRDMHMSEVTIAYGMTETSPVSFQSDTDTPLDKRVGSVGRIQPHLEVKIAREDGSIADVAEQGELMTRGYSVMQGYWDEPKRTAEAIDAEGWMHTGDLATIDAEGYCNITGRVKDMIVRGGENVYPREIEEFLYTHPDVSQVQVFGVPDHKYGEIVAAWIVPKPGATPTEDAIRQFCRDQIAHFKVPALVRFKSELPMTVTGKPQKFVMRDAMVEELGIDIEKTA
- a CDS encoding helix-turn-helix domain-containing protein; amino-acid sequence: MLRETPFDQWYEDLHAICGAYDGVPQRGQRAVKGQIGVHGFDHLDVADVWGNVAKIERDRAGIRRDENEYIFFVIEMTGTLAVDHNESQSRLTPGDCLLLDSTKEGVLHMAEDSSRLMSVHLPRQSFLSERRPGVRIGERLDAGNPVNAMLTKHFFRFFNENGAGDRQGNATLLFDMIHLAFSRPEDGLAGIELSNAADRYELALDLIDTHLTADYLSLPWLAAQLGQSERQIQRLFQAQGTSFIDLVRSKRYRFVTEHLNHLPHVHGRISDIAYRAGFQDLSNFNRGFRARFGMSPRDYHRRRHEAPPHMA
- a CDS encoding PQQ-dependent dehydrogenase, methanol/ethanol family — encoded protein: MRHLLGAACAALVAGAVQAQTITQDEIRAAVGAIDTDAIIANDAHDRNWLNYGLNYAETRYSQLDAITTDNVGELGLEWSYNLNSDRGVQSTPIVVDGVMYVTASWSIVHALDAVTGEQLWVYDPEVPGDFGERGCCDVVNRGVAVYDGMVFVGAFDGYLHAIDAATGERVWVTDTIENREMSYTITGAPRVINGNVLIGNGGAEFGVRGYISAFDAATGEMSWRWYVVPGDPALPYENAAMEMAAETWDPSAEYWLAGGGGTIWDAMAYDPDLNLLYVGTGNGSPWNQHLRSPAGGDNLFLASIVALNPDTGDYVWHYQNTPGDTWDYTSTQHIILADLEIDGEMRQILMQAPKNGFFYVIDRTNGEFISAEPFVETTWATAYDENGRPIENPAARSRDEPFETVPSAYGAHNWHPMSYNPDTGLVYIPAQGVPLVQSTDPNWALNSHQPMSTMSGVGWNLGYLFNVVAPEATPFGHLLAWDPVAQREVWRAEYVSPWNGGTLTTAGNLVFQGTADGRFIAYNATTGEALWQVPVTSGVVAAPNTWEHDGQQYVTIAVGWGGVYGLMQRATDRVGAGRVFTFRVGADQPMPEAELSSRLELVSGVPYDPEHVGEGLAIYVSNCLFCHGVPGVNNGGAIPNLGYSTPDVLMNANAWILDGIGVDNGMPSFAERLSEEDVTRLVAFIQGTADAVRPQ
- the glpK gene encoding glycerol kinase GlpK, coding for MTHILAIDQGTTSSRAIIFDATLQPIASAQEEFTQHFPASGWVEHDPADIWVTTAGTCREAIERAGLGPEDIAAIGITNQRETVVVWDRETGQPVHNAIVWQDRRTSEMCARLKAEGHEAMVQHKTGLLLDPYFSGTKLAWLLENVDGVREKAEDGKLAFGTVDSFLIWKLTGGAAHVTDATNAARTLLYNIREGAWDAEICELLRIPMSMLPEVKDCGAEFGMTRADLFGKPLPILGVAGDQQAATLGQACFQPGMLKSTYGTGCFALLNTGETLVESQNRMLGTIAYQFDGKPTYALEGSIFIAGAVVQWLRDGLKIIRDASESQGLAEAADAEQELYLVPAFVGLGAPYWDPECRGAIYGLTRGSGPAEFARAALESVGFQTRDLWEAMRADWQGAGGENVLRVDGGMSASDWTMQFLADILGAPVDRPKVLETTALGAAWVAGMRAGIYPDQDGFAATWALDRQFEPAMSTEMREARYAGWKDAVARTLSR